One Candidatus Krumholzibacteriota bacterium DNA window includes the following coding sequences:
- a CDS encoding SDR family oxidoreductase: MNRFEGKRALVTGGSRGIGRAISLRLAAEGADVAINFVKDETAAAETAAEVEKLGRRAVTIRADVSEPKEVKRLFAETNDALGGLDLFVSNAVSGVVGPATRIGRFGFDRAMNTNARAFMLCAQQAAKLFGAKGGRIVAVTSIGSVRVLPGYAAVGASKAALEAIVRYFASELAPSGIAVNAVSGGPVDTASLDFFPDREALVAEWTRRTPAGRIARPEEIAAVALFLLSEDAGWITGQTVVADGGLTL; the protein is encoded by the coding sequence ATGAACCGCTTCGAGGGAAAACGGGCGCTCGTCACGGGGGGCTCGCGGGGAATCGGCCGGGCGATCTCGCTGCGGCTCGCCGCCGAGGGCGCCGACGTCGCGATCAACTTCGTCAAGGACGAGACGGCCGCGGCGGAGACGGCCGCCGAGGTGGAGAAGCTCGGCCGCCGCGCCGTGACGATCAGGGCGGACGTCTCCGAGCCGAAGGAGGTCAAGCGCCTCTTCGCGGAAACGAACGACGCGCTCGGCGGGCTCGATCTCTTCGTCTCCAACGCCGTCTCGGGCGTTGTCGGCCCGGCGACGAGGATCGGGCGGTTCGGCTTCGACCGGGCGATGAACACCAACGCGCGGGCCTTCATGCTCTGCGCGCAGCAGGCCGCGAAGCTCTTCGGCGCGAAGGGCGGACGGATCGTCGCCGTCACCTCGATCGGCAGCGTCCGGGTGCTTCCCGGCTACGCGGCCGTCGGGGCGAGCAAGGCGGCGCTCGAGGCGATCGTCCGGTACTTCGCCAGCGAACTGGCTCCGTCGGGAATCGCGGTGAACGCCGTCTCGGGCGGACCGGTCGACACGGCCTCCCTCGACTTCTTCCCCGACAGGGAGGCCCTCGTCGCCGAATGGACGCGGCGCACCCCGGCGGGCCGCATCGCGCGCCCCGAGGAGATCGCCGCCGTCGCCCTCTTCCTTCTCTCAGAGGACGCCGGATGGATCACCGGGCAGACGGTCGTCGCCGACGGCGGGCTGACACTGTGA
- the trxB gene encoding thioredoxin-disulfide reductase, which yields MSFPGTSSLFRGFPSTGDDHDQEEHMHDVIIIGSGPAGLTAAIYTARAGLDTVVVEGMSAGGQLTITSEVENFPGFPDGIQGPELMQRMRRQAEKFGAAITAGEVTAVSFTAETRSVTIGSETIEAKAVIIATGSSSRWLGLESETALRGRGVSGCATCDGFFFTGKEIAVIGGGDAAIEEATFLTRFASKVTVIHRRDELRASKAMQDKVFAMEKIVFEWDSVVEDILGVDEGKVTGILLRNVKTGETKTLAVEGVFVAIGHEPATAAFAGALDLDEKGYVVVTNGTRTSAPGVFAAGDVKDTRYKQAISAAGSGCMAAIDAFKFIEGEQASVGW from the coding sequence ATGTCCTTCCCGGGAACATCCTCGCTCTTTCGGGGTTTTCCGTCTACAGGCGACGATCACGACCAGGAGGAACACATGCACGACGTCATCATCATCGGATCGGGACCGGCCGGCCTGACCGCGGCGATCTACACGGCCCGCGCGGGGCTCGACACCGTCGTCGTCGAGGGGATGTCGGCCGGCGGCCAGCTCACGATCACCTCCGAGGTGGAGAACTTCCCCGGCTTCCCCGACGGCATCCAGGGCCCCGAGCTGATGCAGCGGATGAGGCGGCAGGCCGAGAAGTTCGGCGCGGCCATCACGGCGGGCGAGGTCACCGCCGTCTCCTTCACGGCTGAGACGCGATCGGTGACGATCGGGAGCGAAACGATCGAGGCGAAGGCGGTCATCATCGCCACCGGCTCCTCCTCGCGCTGGCTCGGCCTCGAATCGGAGACGGCCCTGCGCGGCCGCGGGGTTTCCGGCTGCGCCACCTGCGACGGATTCTTCTTCACCGGCAAGGAGATCGCCGTGATCGGGGGCGGGGACGCCGCGATCGAGGAAGCGACATTCCTCACCCGCTTCGCGAGCAAGGTGACCGTCATCCATCGCCGCGACGAGCTCAGGGCCTCGAAGGCGATGCAGGACAAGGTCTTCGCCATGGAGAAGATCGTCTTCGAGTGGGACTCGGTCGTCGAGGACATCCTCGGCGTCGACGAGGGGAAGGTCACGGGGATCCTCCTCAGGAACGTCAAGACCGGCGAGACGAAGACGCTCGCCGTGGAGGGGGTCTTCGTCGCCATCGGCCACGAGCCGGCGACCGCCGCCTTCGCCGGGGCGCTCGATCTCGACGAGAAGGGCTACGTCGTCGTCACGAACGGCACGCGCACGTCCGCTCCCGGCGTCTTCGCCGCCGGCGACGTGAAGGACACGCGGTACAAGCAGGCCATCTCGGCCGCCGGCAGCGGCTGCATGGCCGCCATCGACGCCTTCAAGTTCATCGAGGGCGAACAGGCCTCGGTCGGCTGGTGA
- a CDS encoding deoxyribonuclease IV — protein MSTAGGVHLALERGRSIGCNAVQLFVKSNTQWSARPLEDGEIAAFRALRRTFRAGHVIAHTSYLINIASPVSALLEKSRESLALEIERCAALGIPSLVLHPGSHRGEGLGEGIERAAESLNAVFAATPKAKVAVLLENTAGAGHTIGSRFADIAAIIRGVRRKSRVGVLYDTCHGFAAGYDIRTTRAYDRTFAEFDALIGLDWLKAFHLNDSLRGLGEHLDRHVHIGAGEIGLAGFRRLVNDPRFFDRPMILETPKGEDMAEDVENLARLRGLRRGEARHMNPPG, from the coding sequence ATGTCGACGGCAGGCGGCGTCCACCTCGCCCTCGAGCGGGGACGCTCGATCGGGTGCAACGCCGTCCAGCTCTTCGTCAAGAGCAACACGCAGTGGTCGGCGCGCCCCCTCGAGGACGGCGAGATCGCCGCCTTCCGCGCGCTGCGCCGCACCTTCCGCGCCGGCCACGTCATCGCCCACACGAGCTATCTCATCAACATCGCCTCGCCCGTTTCCGCGCTCCTCGAGAAGTCGCGCGAGAGCCTCGCGCTCGAGATCGAGCGGTGCGCGGCGCTCGGGATTCCATCGCTCGTCCTCCATCCCGGCAGCCACCGCGGCGAGGGGCTCGGGGAAGGGATCGAGCGCGCGGCGGAAAGCCTGAACGCCGTCTTCGCCGCCACGCCGAAGGCGAAGGTCGCCGTGCTCCTCGAGAACACGGCCGGGGCGGGCCACACGATCGGGAGCCGCTTCGCCGATATCGCCGCCATCATCCGCGGCGTGCGCCGGAAGAGCCGCGTCGGCGTCCTCTACGACACATGCCACGGCTTCGCCGCCGGCTACGACATCCGAACGACCCGCGCGTACGACCGCACCTTCGCCGAATTCGACGCCCTGATCGGACTCGATTGGCTGAAGGCCTTCCATCTCAACGATTCCCTGCGCGGGCTCGGCGAGCACCTCGACCGGCACGTGCACATCGGCGCGGGCGAGATCGGCCTCGCCGGTTTCCGGCGCCTCGTCAACGACCCGCGCTTCTTCGACCGCCCGATGATCCTCGAGACCCCGAAGGGGGAGGACATGGCAGAGGATGTCGAGAACCTCGCCCGGTTGCGGGGCCTGCGACGGGGCGAGGCCCGGCACATGAATCCGCCCGGCTGA
- a CDS encoding DUF2007 domain-containing protein has product MTERNEELVELTSAQGAEFAKIITGVLESEGIETLVKDQMAGGALPFTVDGMGEVRIYVRRGDLVAARVALREYEAGEE; this is encoded by the coding sequence ATGACGGAACGGAACGAGGAACTCGTCGAGCTGACCTCCGCGCAGGGTGCCGAGTTCGCTAAGATCATCACCGGTGTTCTCGAGAGCGAGGGGATAGAGACGCTCGTCAAGGACCAGATGGCCGGCGGCGCGCTTCCCTTCACCGTCGACGGGATGGGCGAGGTGCGGATTTACGTCCGCCGCGGCGACCTCGTCGCCGCGCGGGTCGCTCTCCGGGAATACGAGGCGGGGGAGGAGTGA